The Vitis riparia cultivar Riparia Gloire de Montpellier isolate 1030 chromosome 10, EGFV_Vit.rip_1.0, whole genome shotgun sequence genome includes a region encoding these proteins:
- the LOC117923401 gene encoding protein CHUP1, chloroplastic-like: MREENPSENRVKSLKFADQNQGKTSSNPSRLRSASSWGSHIVKGFSADKKNKLQTAAAAKKVPLTSSDIVNQKNPLVTSHSRVKRSLIGDLSCSVNASQVHPQLYNSNRTKSSRDLFLELDHLRSLLQESKEREFKLQAELLEFKRNPEILDLERELEVKKSEVNELSQKVRLLESEKTSLSEQLSGLASIAERREEVLKREDLEISSAPSQRTLEMEVVELRRLNKELQLQKRDLSCRLSSTESQLNTLSKVYESDTVANIQAEASLLRHTNEDLCKQVEDLQMSRLNEVEELVYLRWVNSCLRNELRNSCSVTNSDKTSSPNSIEGSRESDSSFSCQTDDSLEYSSIKRLNLIKKLKKWPIISEDLPNLDCPDNLLEKSWVDPEEGRSPRRRHSISGSKCSAEDLVQSKRRQSDGFMCPKEMEKEAEPLVSQKYELGIVQKPQLWGNCQETGKFMASLDVEKRALRIPNPPPRPSGALSSGPKEEVLAQIPPPPPPPPPPPPPPKFSARSTTGIVQRAPQVVEFYHSLMKRDSRKDSSNGGIYDTPDVANVRSNMIGEIENRSSYLLAIKADVETQGEFVNSLIREVNNAIYQNIEDVVAFVRWLDDELCFLVDERAVLKHFDWPEKKADTLREAAFGYRDLKKLESEVSYYKDDPRVPCDIALKKMVALSEKMERSVYNLFRTRESLMRNCKEFQIPTDWMLDNGIISKIKFGSVKLAKKYMRRVAMELQSKGAFEKDPAMDYMLLQGVRFAFRIHQFAGGFDVETMHAFEELRNLAHLLNKKYKDQKGKNNVGLPSQ; this comes from the exons atgagagaagaaaaccCATCTGAGAATCGAGTGAAATCATTAAAGTTTGCCGATCAAAATCAGGGGAAAACCAGCAGCAACCCCTCAAGACTGCGGTCTGCTTCTTCGTGGGGTTCTCACATTGTGAAGGGGTTTTCAGCGGACAAGAAGAACAAGTTGCAGACCGCTGCGGCTGCCAAGAAAGTGCCGCTCACTAGCTCAGACATTGTCAACCAGAAGAACCCATTAGTGACTTCGCATTCCCGTGTCAAGCGGTCGCTTATCGGTGACCTATCGTGTTCTGTGAATGCCAGTCAAGTTCATCCGCAGTTGTACAATAGCAACCGCACCAAGTCTTCTCGTGACTTGTTTCTTGAGCTTGATCATTTGAGAAGCTTGCTTCAGGAGTCGAAAGAAAGGGAATTCAAACTTCAAGCTGAGTTGTTGGAATTTAAGAGGAATCCGGAAATTTTGGATCTTGAGAGGGAACTTGAGGTGAAGAAGAGCGAAGTTAATGAACTATCTCAGAAAGTTAGACTTCTAGAATCCGAAAAAACAAGCCTCTCTGAACAATTATCAGGCTTAGCTTCTATTGCAGAAAGGCGGGAAGAAGTACTGAAAAGGGAAGACCTTGAAATTTCATCAGCACCATCACAGCGAACTCTTGAGATGGAAGTCGTTGAGTTGAGGCGCTTGAACAAGGAGCTCCAGCTTCAAAAGCGAGACCTTTCTTGCAGACTTTCTTCAACGGAATCCCAATTGAATACACTCTCCAAAGTTTATGAG AGTGATACAGTTGCAAATATTCAGGCCGAGGCATCCTTGTTAAGACACACAAATGAAGATTTGTGTAAACAAGTTGAAGACCTACAGATGAGCCGATTGAATGAGGTGGAGGAGCTTGTGTACTTGAGGTGGGTCAATTCTTGTTTACGGAATGAATTGCGCAATTCATGTTCAGTGACAAATTCAGACAAGACGTCAAGCCCAAATTCAATCGAAGGGAGTCGTGAATCTGACAGCTCATTTTCATGTCAGACTGATGATTCCCTAGAATATAGTAGCATCAAGAGGTTAAATTTGATAAAGAAGTTGAAGAAATGGCCTATTATTAGTGAGGATTTGCCAAATCTAGATTGCCCTGATAATCTTTTAGAAAAAAGTTGGGTAGACCCGGAAGAAGGAAGAAGTCCAAGAAGAAGACACTCTATAAGTGGATCAAAATGCAGTGCAGAAGACCTTGTACAAAGTAAGAGGAGACAATCTGATGGTTTTATGTGCccaaaagaaatggaaaaggaaGCAGAGCCATTGGTTTCTCAAAAATATGAGTTGGGTATAGTTCAAAAACCTCAACTCTGGGGAAATTGCCAGGAAACTGGTAAATTTATGGCTTCTTTAGATGTTGAAAAGAGGGCATTGCGCATTCCTAATCCCCCTCCTAGGCCTTCTGGTGCCCTTTCAAGTGGACCCAAAGAGGAGGTTTTGGCTCAAATTCCACCACCCCCTCCACCTCcccctccaccaccacctcctcctaAGTTCTCAGCAAGGAGTACCACAGGAATTGTGCAGCGAGCTCCACAAGTTGTCGAGTTCTATCATTCCCTTATGAAGAGGGACTCTAGGAAGGATTCTTCTAATGGAGGAATCTATGATACCCCTGATGTTGCAAATGTTCGAAGCAACATGATTGGTGAAATTGAGAATCGGTCATCATATTTGCTTGCC ATAAAGGCAGATGTTGAGACTCAAGGAGAATTTGTGAACTCTTTGATAAGAGAGGTCAATAATGCAATTTATCAGAACATTGAAGATGTTGTTGCATTTGTGAGGTGGCTTGATGATGAGCTTTGCTTTCTT GTGGATGAAAGGGCAGTCTTAAAGCACTTTGATTGGCCAGAGAAGAAGGCTGACACATTGCGAGAAGCAGCATTTGGGTATAGAGATCTCAAGAAGCTGGAATCAGAAGTTTCTTATTACAAGGATGACCCGAGAGTGCCCTGTGACATTGCCCTGAAAAAAATGGTTGCTTTATCTGAGAA GATGGAGCGCAGTGTATATAACCTTTTCCGAACAAGAGAATCATTGATGCGTAATTGTAAGGAGTTCCAAATTCCCACAGATTGGATGCTTGACAATGGGATTATAAGTAAG ATAAAGTTTGGCTCGGTCAAGTTGGCTAAGAAGTACATGAGGAGGGTAGCTATGGAACTTCAGTCCAAGGGGGCATTTGAAAAAGATCCAGCAATGGACTATATGCTGCTCCAGGGAGTGAGATTTGCTTTCAGAATTCATCAG TTTGCAGGAGGATTTGATGTAGAAACAATGCATGCATTTGAGGAGCTTCGCAATCTTGCACACCTTcttaacaaaaaatacaaagatcaGAAAGGGAAAAACAATGTGGGCTTACCATCTCAGTAA